The region ggACAAAGAAGATTCCTAATAAACTAGATTTCCAACCCTACCGCTGAATTATAGGATCAGATTCCCTCAGGACAGGACTAAGGATAAATGCCTGAGAGTGATCCTCGAAGCCAGCTGTGAACCTTAGGAGTAAAGATACTATAGACTAGTACTTCTCAAAGCCTCACCCCTGGAAAACTAGTATGAGAACAACCTGGGCTGTAGACCACACACAGACCTACTCAATCAGAATGAACAGGATCAGGCCTAGAACCTCCTTCTTTCAAACTACTCTCCAGGTGACTTATGTCCACTGTGTAATTTCCCTGGCATACAAATTCCTCCCTAGGGCTAGAATTCCAGATGCTAAGATAGAAAATCATGGTATAAGAAGTCAGAAGCAATCTCATCtttactaacatttaaaaaaaaagtttaaatccaATTTTGTACAATCACCCAATCTTCCACCTTACCTACTCCTAGGATTGACGTCTTTTATTTAATACCTTTACCTCATATTTTGCTGTTTTACCATAGCTTGTAACAGTGCAGAATAAGCATATACGTACAAATTACCAGggcttttctgcttttatttcaacTTAAGAAAGCTTATTAAAGTACTAccaagtaaaaaaacaaacaaactagtaCCACGTAACCTGAAAAAGCAGatcaaaattttgaaacaaaGATTTACCTGGAACAAAGCCTTGCCTTTCCCCGGAAACTCTTGGGTTATATCTTCTTTCCAAGCTAAGAAAGCTTCTTCTTCAATAATTTCCATGTCATAGAAGTGAACAAAAAAGCGGAGTAACATGcctaaaagacaaaatgaaactcCATTATTTAGTGTGCTGTTTTTAAGAATCACCCCTGACTTGCGACTCTTCTGCTACTGGTCCTCACCTTTTGGGAAGTTGCTGTTGTAGCAGTGCACCTGAAGAGCATAGAGGGCACTGACTTGTAGATCAACGTGATCGTGGAGGAATTTCTGCATTACTGGCTTGAAGGAAAGAAGCAGTTGTTTTTCCTGCTCTAACTGTTCTTTGGAAGGAGCAGAGGAAGAATCTGTTTCATCACTGGGCGGGTTTACTTCACTAGAAATGTACTGTAAGAAGCTGCACAGAAGGAGATCTTATTAGAACCCCAAACTGAATTTTCTAgctcaagaaacagaaaatttttagTCCTCTGCCTTGTAGACTTTttcctagaaaataaaacacacgtTAACCCTGTACTGAGATGCAGACAACCATAACTTTATCTTACCTAGTCATTAAGATGTTCACAAATCCTTTATCTACATGAAGTTTGGGAGAGATATtatctttaatccatttatatATGGTTTGAGGGGATGGATCCAACTTTATTTGCTTTAACAGTTCCTTCTCCAATTTGAGGAGTGGGAATAAGAAACTCAGTCCCTTTCCTTCCAAGATCTCCAACATGCGGTCCTTATTCTGATCAATTTCTGAGGAGACAAAGCCATACCACCATCAGGTAGTTCATTTTACTCAGCTGGTCTAGGTTAACAGCTGTACAAATACCCCAAACGCACTTCATGTAAAAGAATAGAGAACTAACCTAAGCAAACTCTCAATATTTAAATCAAATGAGAACAATTCAAGCACAACAGCCTCTCTTTATAAGGTGAAGCCTACCTGCAGTGATGCTTATTATCCAGACAGGATAATCACACTGACCTGTCTAAATTCACTCAAGGTACTAAGGAATCTCTAAATTTAGTACTGAAACACAAAGTGACACCCCCATTCTCTTACCTGGGAGCATTTTCTGCATATTGACCTTGCTTTGTTGGAAAAGCTCTGTTAACCATTCTCGATCTTGTAATTTAGCTAATTGCTGAAGACAAAGtaagaagagaggaaaatggGTGCCACTTTCCAGTGGTTGAGCTAGTTCTGAAATGCTCACCAGCTCCGAAATGATAGCACGAGCTGCAAACTGTGCTAAATATGATTTCACTAAGGGGATGTCAACCTCCAGTTTAGGGCACTGGTCCAATACATTCAGGAAAGCCTAAGAAGGAACATATAATATAGTTAGTTTATTAGTTTTCAAATTTGAAAGGGAAGTTCTAACAGATTAAGGAAAGTGTTCTACCTGCATGAAGTTGTCACTTGTGGCTATCCCTTCCTGTTTGAGTAAACTGATCAAAGaacttgctttttctttatcttcatcACTTCTATCTAGTGATAGGATGATTACTTTGCTTAACATCTCAGGGAGAAAGTGTTTAGGAGCCCTCATCTCTCTAACACCATTGACAGCTTCATTCGCATTTCCACTATTCAGATACTCAGTTACAACAgtttcctgaaaagaaaaaaatccaaacatcTTCAGCATTTTCCTATTTCAAATACACTTTGTAAACTAGACTATGGGATTAGAGACTTACAGTTAGTTTAAGCAGTTCTTCCTTTGATGGTGGTGGCTTTTTACTAGTCTTGGCAGGCTTTTCCTGGATAAGTGGTGGATTAGTTTTGAGACCAAGCTGAGGTGTCTAAAAAACAGCAACGAAAaaggcatgattttttttttttttaaaggagcttATGAAGTTAGAGGGAAGACACCAATAAAGTCTTTAGACATCCTCAGAAAAGTACTGGAATAGAAAATGTGTCCTACTGCAGTCCATACCTGTCCCAGAGGTGGCGTCTGAGTGCGTGGTGGCTGTGCACTAGGAGGAATCATAGTTATCTGGGGCTGAAGCTTTGGCActtgatttttattcattaggAAAGATTGAGCAGGCCTCAGACTAATCTAGAattgaaaacaaatcaaaaaagacATCAAAGTTAACATGCAGTTAGCTAACAGATTAAATGCAACATTCCAACATCCTAAAAttcagtatatacaaatatgatAAAATTTACGGCATTCTCTCCAATAACTAATAACGTTACCCCATGTTTAATAGGTTTAATTTCTGGCAAGAAAACTAAAGATCTGACCCACACGAAAGTAAGATACTGTTATAAATCTTGTATTTGTATCAGAGTTCTCCAAGAATTACCATCACTAAAATATTAAAACCCAGAAAATTTAATTAGAGTTTAGAAAGTGTTTTACTTTATTCTTTAACTGTCATTCTATTTACAGGGAAGTCACAGTCACAATCTTGACAACCATTTTCCTTATTCTAAGCAAAGATTTAAGAAGTTTGCCCTCATATCTCATAATCTTCGCTCATAGGACGCTGGAcatccaaagaaagaaaaagaagtatagaaaagagagaaagaagataaagaacTCCAGCATTAAGTCCTCTTAATAACGCGTCTTTTTATAATCATCGGGCAATAGATTTCTGAATTGACAAACTAAGGTATATAAGTAACATAGGCAATTGTACCTCATCTGCATTAAGCTGTCCTTTCTTAGAAAACCGAGGTGGCATATCCTTGGACTGTCCTTGCAGCTGG is a window of Vicugna pacos chromosome 10, VicPac4, whole genome shotgun sequence DNA encoding:
- the EIF4G2 gene encoding eukaryotic translation initiation factor 4 gamma 2; this translates as MLGNIKFIGELGKLDLIHESILHKCIKTLLEKKKRVQLKDMGEDLECLCQIMRTVGPRLDHERAKSLMDQYFARMCSLMLSKELPARIRFLLQDTVELREHHWVPRKAFLDNGPKTINQIRQDAVKDLGVFIPAPMAQGMRSDFFLEGPFMPPRMKMDRDPLGGLADMFGQMPGSGIGTGPGVIQDRFSPTMGRHRSNQLFNGHGGHIMPPTQSQFGEMGGKFMKGQGLSQLYHNQSQGLLSQLQGQSKDMPPRFSKKGQLNADEISLRPAQSFLMNKNQVPKLQPQITMIPPSAQPPRTQTPPLGQTPQLGLKTNPPLIQEKPAKTSKKPPPSKEELLKLTETVVTEYLNSGNANEAVNGVREMRAPKHFLPEMLSKVIILSLDRSDEDKEKASSLISLLKQEGIATSDNFMQAFLNVLDQCPKLEVDIPLVKSYLAQFAARAIISELVSISELAQPLESGTHFPLFLLCLQQLAKLQDREWLTELFQQSKVNMQKMLPEIDQNKDRMLEILEGKGLSFLFPLLKLEKELLKQIKLDPSPQTIYKWIKDNISPKLHVDKGFVNILMTSFLQYISSEVNPPSDETDSSSAPSKEQLEQEKQLLLSFKPVMQKFLHDHVDLQVSALYALQVHCYNSNFPKGMLLRFFVHFYDMEIIEEEAFLAWKEDITQEFPGKGKALFQVNQWLTWLETAEEEESEEEAD